The sequence GAGACAACAGGAACATGAAATAATGGCGACCGATTGAGGTGTCCGGGGAGACCCTTTCTATTAATCTTCAAAATTCAGATTCTAACGTGAGCGAAGGGCTGCATCTTTCTACAATAccttgactgcaagcagagatcttgtacaCAAACAAATAGAACATTAGAATGTTTGCTTTCAGAACCTGCAAAACTGTCCTGGCTGTGAATAACCACAGCACCAGCACAAGTCTctccctgtcctgatagttttgctacactgtatcagtgcagataaaaTACATCAGGCTGGAGTCCGAGCTGTTTCGGCCATGGATTGTCTAGATTGGATACAAGTGTAAGAAATCCTTGGCTGTGGGAAATATTGGGTATATACTCATTTTCCGACTCTGgttataaacaagaatgttcccagtcactgaccgcaagcagagatctttactgACTGAAAAACCACCGCGCTGGTATGAGTTTTCAGCCATCTTTACACAGATTCTGAATGGCATGAAAATCTGCAGTTACATCCTCCACCCTTATCTCCTACTGCTTTGCAGGTGTGTCAGTTTTTACTGAAGTTTTGACATTCTGTTCATGAACCAGAAACCAGAGCTGTAGGTTCTACCCAGATCGGAGAGTCCTGCAGAACAGGGAATTGTGGGAGGACGCAAGAGGACGCCATGATATAAGATAAACCCTGCATTCCTATcagtaacactgctgcttgtgcGGCTGGGATGTATGGAGTCACTACGTGTGTCTGCCATATTGTGCTGTCAGCGGAGGTAAGACGTCCACCACAGAACCTACGTGGACGGCAGACACTTTCTTGGTTTATAAATGGCATTTAATTTGGAATAAACATGTTCCGGGGCCAAGAAGCGAGCGCTCCAGCTGTGTAAACCAGAGCAGGGCAGTCACGTTACCAGCGGAGTCTTCCCTGGAGATCATATTCCTGAAGGTGAGGAAACgtggatttggggggggggggtgatggatcAGGAGCTCCATGCGGAGATGGGACAATGCCTGCGACTCTCCCCCCACGAGGCCATGTGCAGGGTCGGGTGTGGAGATGGGTCTCACATGGGGGTGGGGtccctgtgtatgtgtgtgtcctCTCTAATGGGTGGGGGGTAAGAGACAAGGAGACTTAGGAGCATAGTAAGATacttaagggggggggggattacacAGAACTATGTGTTAAAACAGCCGGACCACCTAACAAGATAAGAATGAAGCACCTCCGCTATCAGCACGGGCCTGGCCCCCTCCCAGGCACACACGCCTTGTAAACAATGTGATCCCCCTGTGGACAACACACGGCCCCCAGCATGATAGCAGAGGTCAGACCGGAATAGACATATTTATATTCATTAATTACCCCCATAATGGATGGAGCGCGGTTATTCACAACCTCCGGTGTTTACACGACACCCCATGTAGCCCCCTCAAGAGTCTTATGGGAGAATGAATGTGAGGTTCAGGCTGAAGATATGAGGGGTTACAATCTGTACCGCGCTGCAGAATATTTAGGTGCCATATAAACAAagggaaagaaataataaaacGCCTCCGGGCTCTTTAGTCTCAGGCCCAGTGACAGTGATGAAATGGTTAATGTAGGACCACCCAAGCTGCTGGTGATCCTAGGCTCCGCTCCAGGATTTAGTGCCACCAAGTGGCAGAAGGAGGAATGGCGGCTGATCCTACCTGTCGTGTATCGTGACGCCGCTCATGATGATGCAGTTTGTGATCTTCACTCTTTCTTTGATGACGCACTTGGCACCCACAAGAGAATGCTTTACAGACGTCTTCTCCCCGATCTTCGTCTGTTCCCCAATCATGCTGTCTGTACCCACCTGAGGAGCAAATAAAAACAGATGATATAATACAGGGCACCGAGTAATATCCATTCTCTGCCAGGAACCCCATTATTGATGAATGGCGATTGTCAGCCAGATCCAATCATCAGAAGAGACTGGGAGGGAAGGACAGAGGACATGGCCGGCAGGGGACGCCACCGGATCCCCTCACTCTTCTACAGATTCAGGGGTTTCACACAAgttttatgtaaatgaagcttAAAAGGGGGTCTCCGCTTCGGACAATTCCTacttcttagggctcattcagactaaagtgaataacgtccgtgtgctgcgcatggaaatcacgcgcaacacacggacccattggtttcaatggctccattcacacatgcaggagttttcacgcacctacgcggccgttgaagtcaatgggtgcgttaaaacctcgcactgcacacggaagcacatcggtgtgcggtgcgtgatttgtgcatcaattcaattgagaataaaaattttaaaaaaaagacgtgCTTtgggagtgcgtgaataacgcatgccactcgcaaagcacactgatgcagaacgcaacacacacgaccagattcacgcgcgtttttcacgcacgtgaatctgatacgctcgtgtgaatgtagccttagaaggGTCCCCTGATAAAAAGATGATCACAAAGTTTCCCACTGCTGaaacccagcgatcagctgtaatctgtgggcagcaccaccactggggaaatgaagtattacactgtGTCCATACATATCAATGTgtggtctgtgtaatacaggacgggtcctccagagagagagacaaactatgtaaccgctctccactctgaccaagagttgAGGATCCCGAACAGCGGACCCCGATCTATTACCCAGAATTCTCTAATACGGGGTATGATCACAATCCCTtcataataaaaagttctgcaattttCAGGGGGAACGTATGTTCTAAGGCAGTTTTCTGATGTAGCAATGCCGCAATAATCTCAATCAACAGAAAATAATTAATTGCGATTTGAGGCATTTTACTATAAAGTAGGCAGGGCTTAACAAAAGGGGCGGACCCTCTGcggcctgacaaatttactataatttatgctagAAATTAGCGAAAACTATAGCACAAATTGACTCCAGTTTATAGCTGGGGTAAATTTTATTTTCTGGTACATGGACAGCCACAGCTGCGCCTAATTTATTTAGAGGGGTGCGCATCTTATTCCAGCGCTCTTAAGATTAAGACTGCAAATTAAACACCAGTcttaggggttttcccacgagggacatttatgacgtaaccacaggatgtgccataaatgtcagatggatgggggtcccacctctgggatccgcacctatctctagaacgcggcccctaaaccccgttctacctctgcgcgtgtcggctgatttccgaccatgaaggtgagaacagcatagctcgctgcgcACCGCTGTTTTCATAAGCCCCAtataactgaatggtagttatggaaacagcgtaactcgcatgctacactgctaccgcaactgctattcactactatgggagtccaggaaacagcgcagctcaacgAGCtaggctgttttcgtaactcccgaccataacgtCAAGAAATTGCCGGGAGTCAGGGATAGCAgacaaaggtagaacagggtttagggggccccgttctagagataggtgcgggtcctagaggtgggacccgcatctatctgacatttatgacatcctgtggatacgtcataaagtcccttgtgggaaaacccatttaataaattcccccctaagTGTTTCTATTCCTCACCATTTCCAAGTCCTCTGCTTGCAGTAAATAATAGGATAATGTCCTCTCTGAACTAAACAGACTGCACTCcagactgttacaatgtatcagcgcaggtaaaatgtatcaaacTGTCAgggcaggagagagatttgtactGTTGATGTGTCCAGCTCACAGATTACCTAGACCGATACATTGTAAAAACGCCATCAGCTGTGAAAGCAGGACTTGTTCAGGACAACATCTGGTAGAACCACATTAGACAGGACGGCTGATCTGATCACAGCTGCAAATTACCACTGCAGGCACGCCGCAACAAAACTGCCACATGTGCAGACAGCCAGAGGCGGCAGCCACACGGTGACATCTGCCGGCTCCAGCGCGGGTGACATCTTCATAAATTGTAGAAGCAGCCGCATCGTCTCCTATGAGGGTGCAGCGGGATGTAAGGTCACCGTGTGCCCTCGCTAAGGACCCCGACCCTCCTCACCATGGGCTTATCTGTGATGTCGGCCGTGGGATGCACTCGAGGTTCTTCACTACAGATGGAGCTCTGCGGAACCTGCAAAATGTAAGGGAGTCACCACAATCTGCCGGCTCCTGCCATACACAAATATTGTAGAATTGTATCTATGTCTATATACAGGAAAGGTCAACCAAACACATGAGGAATAGAACAAGAGTCAATTCTACTGGTAGCGGGAGGATAAACGTGCTGTATCCCGCAGCTAGAATCCCATAGGTTTCCATGTCCTACCTGCTTGTTGGCCTCTATATACGTGGCCAGGCTGTTCACTCGGCAGCACAGCTCATcattggccacatggacgtaacaGCGCAGACGGCCGCCATGATACGACTCCCGCATGTCACCCTGGTGGTCATTCCAGCTCGACTTGTTTAATGTCATATCCAGGTGATCGTCCCGTGGAATATAACTGTAGATGTCTATGAGGATCCAAAGGGCAAGAGGTCAGTACGATAGTTACTGCTTACGTGACCCGCAGTATTTCTATATGTTTATAATATACTATTGTATTAAAATATAGAACAGACATAAATTCCTGTAATCCGGAATTCAATCATTTAcaaaatctgataatccggcacttgcCTCCTGCACTGAACTGCAATATATTGTGGAAATTCACCAAAAGCAGAAGACGGAGCCGAGAGAAGCAACAAAGTGACAGCAGCAGATTGTGGGGTAACATTGTCATTTGGGCTCCTGTAGGTTCTCCGTGAGATTTAGGGACCGTTCTAGGACTGTTCCATAATTCACAATATTTGCTCATCTGGCGGGTCCCGCTGATTACAGGACTTTTActgaatacatttatttccagaatacAAACATCCAGCCGTCGTCTTACCTTTTTTCCCGGTTTCATAATCCACATTCTTGTGAGAGGAAAACTGTTTACTGACCAGATACGGCACCAGCTCCCGCCTGATGGAGGAGAAGGAGCTGCAGAAGGAAAAGACATGTTGGCTACCCAGATTCTGACAACATCCACCAAACGTTTGATGCCTACAGGGCCTAGCGGCAGCAACAACGCATCGTCAGCGAAACCAAATTTAATGGGttcaatttctttaacttttatcaacagtttcactacatacatgacattacttatcctgtattatactccagagctgcactcactattctgctggtggagtcactgtgtacatacattacattacttatcctgtgctgatcctgagttacatcctgtattatactccagagctgcactcactattctgctggtggagtcactgtgtacatacattacttatcctgtactgatcctgagttacatcctgtattatactccagagctgcactcactattctgctggtgcagtcactgtgtacatacattatattacttaccctgtactgatcctgagttacatcctgtattatactccagagctgcactcactattctgctggtggagtcacagtgtacatacattacttatcatgtactgatcctgagttatatcctgtattatactccagagctgcactcactattctactggtggagtcactgtgtacatacattacattacttatcctgtactgatcctgagttacatcctgtattatactccagagctgcactcactattctgctggtggagtccctgtgtacatacattacattacttatcctgtactgatcctgagttacatcctgtattatactccagagctgcactcactattctgctggtggagtcactgtgtacatacattacattactgatcctgtactgatcctgagttatatcctgtattatactccagagctgcactcactattctgctggtagagtcactgtgtacatacattacattacttatcctgtactgatcctgagttatatcctgtattatactccagagctgcactcactattctgctggtggggtcactgtgtacatacattacattacttatcctgtactgatcctgagttatatcctgtattatgctccagagctgcactcactattctgctggtggagtcactgtgtacatacattacattactaatcctgtactgatccggagttacatcctgtattatactccagagctgcactcactattctgtaggtggagtcactgtgtatatacattacattacttatcctgtactgatcctgagttatatcctgtattatgctccagagctgcactcactattctgctggtagagtcactgtgtacatacattacttatcctgtactgatcctgagtaatatcctgtattatactccagagctgcactcactattctgctggtggagtcactgtgtacatacattacttatcctgtactgatcctgagttacatcctgtattatactccagagcttcactcactattctgctggtggagtcactgtgtacatacattacattacttatcctgtactgatcctgagttacatcctgtattatactccagagctgcactcactattctgctggtggagacactgtgtacatacattacattactaatcctgtactgatccggagttacatcctgtattatactccagagctgcactcactattctgctggtggagtcactgtgtacatacattacattacttatcctgtactgatcctgagttacatcctgtattatactccggagctgcactcactattctgctggtggagtcactgtgtacatacattacttatcctgtactgatcctgagttacatcctgtattataccccagagctgcactcactattctgctggtggagtcactgtgtacatacattacattacttatcctgtactgatcctgagttacatcctgtattatactccagagctgcactcactattctgctggtggagtcactgtgtacatacattacattacttatcctgtactgatcctgagttatatcctgtattatactccagagctgcactcactattctgctggtggagtcactgtgtacatacattacattacttatcctgtactgatcctgagttacatcctgtattatactccggagctgcactcactattctgctggtggagtcactgtgtacatacattacattacttatcctgtactgatcctgagttatatcctgtattatactctagagctgcactcactattctgctggtggagtcactgtgtacatacattacattacttatcctgtactgatcctgagttacatcctgtattatactccggagctgcactcactattctgctggtggagtcactgtgtacatacattacttatcctgtactgatcctgagttacatcctgtattataccccagagctgcactcactattctgctggtggagtcactgtgtacatacattacattacttatcctgtactgatcctgagttacatcctgtattatactccagagctgcactcactattctgctggtggagtcactgtgtacatacattacttatcctgtactgatcctgagttacatcctgtattatactccagagctgtactcactattctgctggtggagtcactgtgtacatacattacattacttatcctgtactgatcctgagttatatcctgtattatactccagagctgcactcactattctgctggtggagtcactgtgtacatacattacattacttatcctgtactgatcctgagttatatcctgtattatactccagagctgcactcactattcagctggtggagtcaccgtgtacatacattacattacttatcctgtactgatcctgagttatatcctgtattatactccagagctgcactcactattctgctggtggagtcactgtgtacatacattacattacttatcctgtactgatcctgagttatatcctgtattataatctGTAACACGGGGTAAGAAGTTTTATATCAGCAATATATGGTTTGATATCTACATACTCATTGTCAGCTAAGAAATCCACCACATATTTCCGCAGGCAGTACAGGTGGGCATCCAACATTCCCATCTTCATGTGAATCCGGGGATACCTAGAAGTAAAAAGAAACATGCAATATTTCAGGAGTATATACAGTGCtgttgaatgtaaaatgttctcactaggaaaaaaaacctaaaaatcgTAATAGACCCTGCGAGGTAACCCACTAATTGCCAGCAGTAGAGTGGAGATAGAGAGTGTCGCTCAGCATTCCATAGATCCTGATTTGCACTTTACTGCGCTCCCTGTGTGTCAGTTTTTACTGTCGTTTTAGCATTATATTCACGAAGGTGTCGGCTCCGGATGAATAGAGGTGCAGGTCACTCCTAGATAGGGGAGTGCTGCATTAATATGCATTTTGGGAAGAAGTGTTCTCCAGTTGCCCTCACAACGTTATGACTTGGCGCCCTATGACCGCGCTGCCCCGGAAAATGGACGGAAGAACGTAAGCGGCATCAAATATATCCCAGGTAACCGGCGTCTAGTGACGGCCGCACTGCGATTCTCCGAGGACATTGTTGTCCCGGTCAGTTACCGCCTTCAGCGTACAGCGGTTTATACGGCATCCGATTCCCGGCCACGggcgcagcattgttactggtgaTTATCACAGcggttattatattatatttccaGGATTCATCTTATTATTTGTAGTCACTGCGTCCTCCCACAATTCCTTGCCCTGCACTATCTGGGAGGGGCTTATAGCTCCTCATTCTTCGGATGAATGAATAGAATGCTAGGActtcagtgaagactgacacacacaTACAGATCTGTGGTAGAGGAATAGAAATCCGCATCTCAAAATGGATTTGCTGCTCAGGGTGTGTGGAAAGTCGAATAACAACCCCAATGAGCACTGTAATGGCGGCCAATACCCgcgtaaggcctcgtgcacacgaccgtagtgttttataCTGtttgcaaatacggatccgtggTCATCCACGTCATCCACATATCTGCCACGCGATCTGCAAATACTGTCTGTAGTGCAAACTTActgacggatccgcaaaaaaaaaaaaaaaaagaagggaggctacaaatgatgtcaccaacatgtcctgACCCTTTAaggtggtcacatgatcgctcaggcgccattttcttggggaatcccctggcgtcgcatagcaacgcttccgcaatTACAAACAGCTATGAATGCACATCTGTCGCGGTCTGCAATTTgggcttctatgggcgagtccgggCCGCATTTGCCGCCatcaataggacatgttctatattttgcggatcgttTCTACAgcccgtaaatatatggaaagctgtccgtggccgatagaaatgatgGGCCAGCGGATTATCCATAACtacagataaaaactacggtcgtgtgcacggggcgtaAGACGAGGAGGACTATAGAATGAGACATGGCCGATGTAACGCGCCCCAACTACCCCGTAATCATGGACGTACGCCCCGGCCAAACCTACTCGCTATTTCTGACCTATAATGTCTACGGGCAGCGTTGGGTCTTCAGGGTGACGCTTCAGTAAGAACCTATGTCCTAAACCAGGCACGAGGTAGGTTTGGCCTCGCGGCACAGGGTATAAATATTGGACAGAGggcgggcggcggtggagaacacAAGACCCAAACACCGAAATATACAAAGGACCTGACAGATTGACTTCTACTCCGGTCATGATGGACACAGGTCACAGGTCAATTGGTTCAAAGGTCACAGAAACCTCTGCAGGTGCGACGTTCCGGCCTGTACTTCATTTCTCAGGTTTCATATCAAATATCATCGGACAGGAAGTAATGGTTATATTAGAAACGTCTGATTGGTTACAGCCTGGTCACATGGTCGGCTGAAGGACGCAGCACCGATACAGCGTTTATTATAAGGGCATAACGTCGAGGCTGCAAAAATCCGATGTGTAAACGTCTCAAACACACGCGGATCTTAGGAATATTACATCAAGTGTTTAACACACCATGTGAACAGCGACTAACGACCACAATCAGAGACACGGACGAGGGCATGGAAGGCAGTTCTGTTGTATGTCGGATTATCAGGATATCCAGACCATAAAGTACCGGATGAAAGACTCCGCATTGCGACCATCGTGGGTGCTGGAACCCTTTTGGCACTAGGCAGAAGAGTGCGGGATTCCCCTTTATGTGACCCCGTCACGCTGAAtaaagccggccatacacataagataatcGTCAGCCGAAACGGAGGAATTCTCCCGCCGCTCTGTTATCTGCCAAAAACCTGATCGGTCAGGTCAGATTTATTCGGCTGAAAATACAAGTGTATGAATATTTGCCATTTTGCACAATTCGAGTCTTTCCGTCACATATGACGGACCCCAACGGACGCTTCCCCCACAGCATGTAGAGTGAGCTGACAACATTCTTCCCATGACAATATTTGGAGGCTCCCAAGTAACACACGTCGCTCAGACCTCCCATCATTCACCACAGACACCCTGCGTCCTGTAATCTCAGTGATTCATCACTTCCGGGGCCCCAGCAGTCTCAGTGATTCATCACTTCCGGGGCCCCAGCAGACTCAGTGATTCATCACTTCCGGGGCCCCAGCAGTCTCAGTGATTCATCACTTCCGGGGCCCCAGCAGACTCAGTGATTCATCACTTCCGGGGCCCCAGCAGTCTCAGTGATTCATCACTTCCGGGGCCCCAGCAGTCTCAGTGATTCATCACTTCCGGGGCCCCAGCAGTCTCAGTGATTCATCACTTCCGGGGCCCCAGCAGCAGCGCACCTGGGACTGACAGCTGCCAGACCAACCTGCTGAATGAATATTACAGCGTGAAGCCTGGGAGCATCACCCACGCGGCTATGTCACCCCCTGCCTACAGTAACCTCACGAGATGTGCGGCACCCGACTCACCGCTGGAAGATGCACTTCTTCAGGTCCAGACCATCGTCCAGGTCCTCCTCATTAGCCAATAGCAGGAGCCGTGATCCGCTGTCATCCACTCCAATGAAATCCCGCTCCT is a genomic window of Rhinoderma darwinii isolate aRhiDar2 chromosome 7, aRhiDar2.hap1, whole genome shotgun sequence containing:
- the EIF2B3 gene encoding translation initiation factor eIF2B subunit gamma isoform X1; this encodes MAVELQAVVMAVYGGSRMQDLTTSIPKLRLPVGNKPLLWYPLNMLERAGFEEVIVVTTREVQKYVPDMKMKVEVVCLPDDKASEMGTADSLRHIYPKIKSDILVLSCDLITEVALHEVVDLFRAHSATLAMLMQKAPEPSEHVPGQKGKQKAVEERDFIGVDDSGSRLLLLANEEDLDDGLDLKKCIFQRYPRIHMKMGMLDAHLYCLRKYVVDFLADNDSFSSIRRELVPYLVSKQFSSHKNVDYETGKKDIYSYIPRDDHLDMTLNKSSWNDHQGDMRESYHGGRLRCYVHVANDELCCRVNSLATYIEANKQVPQSSICSEEPRVHPTADITDKPMVGTDSMIGEQTKIGEKTSVKHSLVGAKCVIKERVKITNCIIMSGVTIHDSCILQGSVICNAAVIHSGADIKDCLLGSDLQIQSKGSEAFVILGFSSQVKRHISMFRISSKCCYFV
- the EIF2B3 gene encoding translation initiation factor eIF2B subunit gamma isoform X2, whose product is MAVELQAVVMAVYGGSRMQDLTTSIPKLRLPVGNKPLLWYPLNMLERAGFEEVIVVTTREVQKYVPDMKMKVEVVCLPDDKASEMGTADSLRHIYPKIKSDILVLSCDLITEVALHEVVDLFRAHSATLAMLMQKAPEPSEHVPGQKGKQKAVEERDFIGVDDSGSRLLLLANEEDLDDGLDLKKCIFQRYPRIHMKMGMLDAHLYCLRKYVVDFLADNDSFSSIRRELVPYLVSKQFSSHKNVDYETGKKDIYSYIPRDDHLDMTLNKSSWNDHQGDMRESYHGGRLRCYVHVANDELCCRVNSLATYIEANKQVPQSSICSEEPRVHPTADITDKPMVGTDSMIGEQTKIGEKTSVKHSLVGAKCVIKERVKITNCIIMSGVTIHDSCILQGSVICNAAVIHSGADIKDCLLGSDLQIQSKEKRVNEVIVGNEQLMEI